The sequence CTACAGGGATTCTTTTATTTATTTTATTCCTTTTTGGAAGCATGATATTCTTAGTCTTTATTTCTGGGCTGTAGCTATCTTTACATTGATAGGTGGAGCCTTAATTTTTAAAAAATTGAAACCCCAATTTCCGGATGTTTTATAAAATTATTTTAAATTGCTATTTTTTTAAAATTCTTAATGCAGAAATTAATATAGATAAGGAGAAAAATATGAAAACAGTTTTTACATTTACATTGATGTTTATTTTTATTGTTATTGTTATGTGTAACAATGCTTTATCAGATGACTTGAATTTTGAGGATACAGAGGAAGGCATAATAAAGGCTTTAACCAAAGAAAATGCAAAAACAAAAATAAAGGCTAAAACACGAGGTTTTAAGCCTCGTTCCATTAATAAAAAAGAAGTTCGTGGAGTTACAGTTGTTTCAGATGATGATATTGAAGAACCTTCTGTAAATTTAAAGATTGAATTTGATGTTAACTCATATTCTATAAGGTCGGACTCATTTTATGTATTAGGAAATCTTGGCAGA is a genomic window of Desulfobacterales bacterium containing:
- a CDS encoding OmpA family protein; the protein is MKTVFTFTLMFIFIVIVMCNNALSDDLNFEDTEEGIIKALTKENAKTKIKAKTRGFKPRSINKKEVRGVTVVSDDDIEEPSVNLKIEFDVNSYSIRSDSFYVLGNLGRALQSEELKGKKIIIKGHTDSDGDTDYNMKLSFNRANTVKSYLVNNFSISKSKISVLGYGESKPLRPNTNSINKQLNRRVEIAVSGDL